Proteins encoded by one window of Candidatus Zixiibacteriota bacterium:
- a CDS encoding ATP-binding cassette domain-containing protein, translating into MEQVIFTEHLVKIYKLGDYEIHALRGIDLSIEKGAFVAIMGPSGSGKSTLMHILGCLDRPTKGNYFLEGKDISSLDRNSLAGIRNQKIGFVFQSFNLLSRTT; encoded by the coding sequence ATGGAGCAGGTCATCTTTACGGAGCATCTGGTCAAAATCTATAAACTCGGGGATTACGAGATTCACGCCTTAAGGGGGATTGATCTGTCCATTGAAAAAGGCGCTTTTGTCGCCATAATGGGACCATCTGGCTCAGGAAAATCGACCTTAATGCATATCTTGGGCTGTTTAGATCGACCCACTAAAGGGAACTATTTCCTTGAAGGTAAAGATATATCTTCTTTAGATAGAAATAGCTTAGCCGGGATTAGAAATCAGAAGATCGGTTTCGTGTTTCAGTCTTTCAATCTTCTGTCCCGAACTAC